The DNA sequence AGGTCGCCTTCAGCTTGTCGACCACCTCCCCGATGGTGAGGTAGTCGCGCTCTCTAGCCTTCATCGGCCGCCGCCGCCCGTGAACGACATGAGGAACCGGCCGATGCGGACGGAATCGCCGTGCCCGAGGATCGCGCTGTCGACCCGGACCCCGTTCACGTAGGTGCCGTTCAGCGACCCCGCGTCCTCGATCCCCACCACGCCGGCGGCCGCGCGCAGCACCGCGTGATGGCGCGAGACGGTGACGTCGTTGAGGAACACGTCGCACGCAGGGTCGCGGCCGATGGTGAGCTCGTCGCGGTCGAGGAAGAAGCGCTCCCCGGCGTCAGGGCCGCTGCGCACGGTGAGCGACGGCAC is a window from the Actinomycetota bacterium genome containing:
- a CDS encoding FHA domain-containing protein is translated as MPECPACGSPIEANHRECAACGAVLEGATEDFAPVGSVEAGPSEAPAAVPSLTVRSGPDAGERFFLDRDELTIGRDPACDVFLNDVTVSRHHAVLRAAAGVVGIEDAGSLNGTYVNGVRVDSAILGHGDSVRIGRFLMSFTGGGGR